The genomic DNA AATAGCGTAAACAATCGATGCACCGTGCTGCAACAGGCAATCTGTAAATCCGCCGGTTGATGAACCTATATCAATTGCTTTTTTTTCTTTTACATCTATAGAGAATGCTTCAATTGCTTTCTCGAGCTTTATGCCGCCGTAGCTGACGAAAGGTATGGGATTTTTTTTGACCTCTATGAAGATGTCATCACCAATTTTTCTATCCGGTCTCGTTATAAGTTCATTCCCGGCATATACCTCTCCTGCCATGATAAGAATTTTTGCCTTTTCCCGTGACGGGGCAAGCCCTTTTTTTGCAAGGAGCACGTCTACCCTTTCTTTAACCAATGACGTATTACCTTCTTAATGCCTTCAACATCAAGGCCTATCTTTCCTCTCAAAGTTTTTTGCATCCCATGGGGCACAAACATGTCAGGTATGCCCAGTATTTTCAAGGGCACAACTATACCTTCTTCGGAGAGCACCTCCATTATGCTGCTGCCGAATCCTCCCATTACAACATTTTCTTCGACAGTTAATATACTTTTTGCATGTTTTGCTGTTTCAATCAGCATTTCCCTGTCTATAGGTTTTATGAAACGTCCGTTTATGACAGTGCAGTGGATGCCTTCTTCTTCTAATTCTTGCGCAGCAGTCAAAGAAGGGTATACAAGGTTTCCGCAGGCAATGAGTGCAATATCGCTGCCTTCTTTTAATTTTTCCCATGTACCGATGGGAATCTCTTGGAAGGTATTTTGGATTTTGGTACCATGTGCCACGCCTCTTGAATACCGGATAGCTACAGGTTTATTATACAGATATGCAGAATAGAGCATTTGCCGCAATTCATTACCATCCTTCGGGCTCATGACTACAATACCAGGAATATGTCTGAAATATGTAATATCAAACGCCCCATGATGGGTTGGACCGTCCTGTCCGACAATACCGCTTCTGTCAACGGCAAATATGACAGGAAGTTCCTGGAGACAAACATCCATTATAATCTGGTCGTATGCCCGCTGGAGAAACGTTGAATATATTGCCACAAACGGTTTAAGCCCTCCCAATGCAAGTGCGGCTGCAAATGTAACACCGTGCTGCTCGGCTATACCAATATCGTAAAATCTCTCAGGAAAAAGCTTCGAAAATTTATCAAGACCCGTACCAAGTCCCATTGCTGCTGTAATGGCCACAATTTTGTCATCCTTTTTAGCAAGTTCTGTAATGGTGTCGCCGAAAATATCCGTATAGGTCTGGGAACCGGCAGCCGTAGAGGCGCCCGTATCTATCTCAAAGGTTGAGACACCATGGAACTTTGCAGGATCATCCTCTGCATGTGTGTAGCCTTTACCTTTTTTTGTAACTGTGTGGATGAGTATTGGGCCTTTAAGCTTTTTGATGTTTTTTAAATTTTCTATGAGATGGGTCAGGTTATGGCCATCAACGGGCCCGAAATACTGAAACCCGAGTTCCTCAAAAAGCATACCAGGTGTTACAAATCCTTTTACCGCCTCTTCGAGGTGCATTGCTGCCTTATATACCCTGTCACCGAAAGCCGGTATATTTTTCAGCATTTTTTTAAGCTCTTCCCTGGTGTTGCTTACAAACTCGCCGGTCATAATCCTATTCAGGTAAGACGATAAGGCGCCGATATTCTTAGATATTGACATTTCATTGTCGTTAAGGATTACAATGATATCGCTTTTTAAATCCCCGGCATGGTTTAATGCTTCAAAAGACATACCGCCTGCCAAAGAACCGTCACCTATTACTGTAATAATCTTGTATGACTGTTTAAATTTTTTTCTTGCCTCTGCAAGACCGACAGCAATGGAAATGGAATTACTTGCATGGCCTGTATTAAAAACGTCATATGCACTTTCCTGCTTACTTGGAAATCCGCACAATCCATCATCCTGCCTTAGTGTTTCAAATTTATCTCTCCTGCCTGTGAGGATTTTATGTGCATAACACTGGTGTCCCACATCCCAGATAATCTTGTCTTCAGGTGTATTAAACACATAATGTAGGGCGATGGTAAGCTCAACAACGCCGAGGCTGGAAGAAAGATGCCCACCTGTTTGCGAAACAGTATCTATGATGAGTTTACGTATCTCCTCTGAAAGTCGTGTAAGCTCAGGAATGGTTAATTTTTTGAGATCTTCAGGGTAATTAATTTTTTCGAGAAACATCAAGCAACCCTGTTGCAGATATACCTTGCAAGATCCGAGAGTATTTTTGAATTTTCTCCCAGGAATTCAACAGATTCTATGGCCTCTTCAATAAGTTGCTCCACCCTTATTTTAGACGCCACGATGCCATAATGTTTTATATAGGTTTGCTTGCCGGAGTCCTTTTTCAGTCTTTTCCCGACAACCTCTTCATCGCCTTCTGCGTCTAATAGATCATCAGTAATCTGAAAGGCAAGACCTATGGATTCGGCATATTTAGTAAATTTTTTTAATTCTTTAACCTTTGCTCCCCCTGTTATTGCGCCTATTCGCACAGAGGCTCTGATAAGGGCTGTAGTTTTATGCATATGAATAAAATTAAGGATGTTTTTTGTCCCTTCTTTTCCATCATAAAGCACGTCCATGACCTGGCCGCCAACCATACCATTGGCACCGGCCGCCGAAGCAATTTCAAAAATAATCTGTTTCAATATCTTTGGGCCAATTCTGTATGTAAAATGGCTGTCGGTCATAATCCTGAAAGCCTCAGTCAGGAGCCCATCACCTGCAAGAACGGCTATCGCATCGCCGAATACTTTATGACAGGTGGGTTTACCGCGTCTTATATCATCGTTGTCAATGCTTGGCAGGTCGTCGTGAATAAGGGAATATGTATGTATCATTTCAATAGCACAGGCAATAGGGAGAAGATCATCGCTTGCTTTGCCGTTAGCTTCACACACGGCTATGGCGAGTACAGGCCTGAGCCTTTTTCCGCTGGAGAATAGTGAGTATTCCATGGCATCTCTGAGCATGCCCGGTGTTGTCTGCAAGGATGAAAAGATGTCTTTTAAGACATTATCTACAATA from Pseudomonadota bacterium includes the following:
- the dxs gene encoding 1-deoxy-D-xylulose-5-phosphate synthase, which encodes MFLEKINYPEDLKKLTIPELTRLSEEIRKLIIDTVSQTGGHLSSSLGVVELTIALHYVFNTPEDKIIWDVGHQCYAHKILTGRRDKFETLRQDDGLCGFPSKQESAYDVFNTGHASNSISIAVGLAEARKKFKQSYKIITVIGDGSLAGGMSFEALNHAGDLKSDIIVILNDNEMSISKNIGALSSYLNRIMTGEFVSNTREELKKMLKNIPAFGDRVYKAAMHLEEAVKGFVTPGMLFEELGFQYFGPVDGHNLTHLIENLKNIKKLKGPILIHTVTKKGKGYTHAEDDPAKFHGVSTFEIDTGASTAAGSQTYTDIFGDTITELAKKDDKIVAITAAMGLGTGLDKFSKLFPERFYDIGIAEQHGVTFAAALALGGLKPFVAIYSTFLQRAYDQIIMDVCLQELPVIFAVDRSGIVGQDGPTHHGAFDITYFRHIPGIVVMSPKDGNELRQMLYSAYLYNKPVAIRYSRGVAHGTKIQNTFQEIPIGTWEKLKEGSDIALIACGNLVYPSLTAAQELEEEGIHCTVINGRFIKPIDREMLIETAKHAKSILTVEENVVMGGFGSSIMEVLSEEGIVVPLKILGIPDMFVPHGMQKTLRGKIGLDVEGIKKVIRHWLKKG
- a CDS encoding polyprenyl synthetase family protein; protein product: MDLGTFLHDKRIIVDNVLKDIFSSLQTTPGMLRDAMEYSLFSSGKRLRPVLAIAVCEANGKASDDLLPIACAIEMIHTYSLIHDDLPSIDNDDIRRGKPTCHKVFGDAIAVLAGDGLLTEAFRIMTDSHFTYRIGPKILKQIIFEIASAAGANGMVGGQVMDVLYDGKEGTKNILNFIHMHKTTALIRASVRIGAITGGAKVKELKKFTKYAESIGLAFQITDDLLDAEGDEEVVGKRLKKDSGKQTYIKHYGIVASKIRVEQLIEEAIESVEFLGENSKILSDLARYICNRVA